In Triticum aestivum cultivar Chinese Spring chromosome 5B, IWGSC CS RefSeq v2.1, whole genome shotgun sequence, the following proteins share a genomic window:
- the LOC123116266 gene encoding putative ripening-related protein 2, whose protein sequence is MLRSTSGLLLLAIAASHLLLAAAGAGCGPSGTLRPTQSHACQDCCKAGQAYPTYRCSPPVSSSTRAVMTLNDFDEGGDGGDPSECDGAFHRSSERVVALSTGWYSGGSRCGKNIRIRANGRSVLAKVVDECDTVNGCDREHAFQPPCRNNVVDASQAVWDALGITGEEVGEYNITWSDA, encoded by the coding sequence ATGCTGAGGTCCACCAGTGGCCTTCTGCTGCTCGCGATAGCGGCGAGCCACctgctgctcgccgccgccggcgctggCTGCGGGCCGAGCGGTACGCTCCGGCCGACCCAGAGCCACGCGTGCCAGGACTGCTGCAAGGCCGGGCAGGCGTACCCGACGTACAGGTGCTCGCCGCCGGTCTCCTCGTCCACCCGGGCGGTCATGACGCTGAACGACttcgacgagggcggcgacggcggggacccGTCCGAGTGCGACGGCGCGTTCCACCGCAGCTCGGAGCGCGTGGTGGCGCTGTCCACGGGGTGGTACAGCGGGGGCTCCCGCTGCGGCAAGAACATACGGATCCGGGCCAACGGCAGGTCCGTGCTGGCCAAGGTCGTCGACGAGTGCGACACCGTGAACGGGTGCGACCGCGAGCACGCCTTCCAGCCGCCGTGCCGCAACAACGTCGTCGACGCCTCCCAGGCGGTCTGGGATGCGCTGGGCATCACCGGGGAGGAGGTCGGCGAGTACAACATCACTTGGTCGGATGCATGA